The proteins below are encoded in one region of Tiliqua scincoides isolate rTilSci1 chromosome 7, rTilSci1.hap2, whole genome shotgun sequence:
- the METAP2 gene encoding methionine aminopeptidase 2: protein MAGAEQAGGPAEEKHLNGELLPPETDEREGAAGPGADEGARKKRKKKRKGRGAAPGQQETERDLETTVDEVTRQLDKQSLEEKEKDDDDEDGEGEGDGATGKKKKKKKKKKGPKVQTDPPSIPICDLFPGGVFPKGEECEYPTTQDGRTAAWRITSEEKKALDQASEEIWNDFREAAEAHRQVRKYVMSWIKPGMTMIDICEKLEDCSRKLIKENGLNAGLAFPTGCSLNNCAAHYTPNAGDPTVLQYDDICKIDFGTHISGRIIDCAFTVTFNPKYDRLLQAVKDATNTGIKRAGIDVRLCDVGEAIQEVMESYEVEIDGKTYQVKSIRNLNGHSIGPYRIHAGKTVPIVKGGEATRMEEGEVYAIETFGSTGKGVVHDDMECSHYMKNFDVGHVPIRLPRAKHLLNVINENFGTLAFCRRWLDRLGESKYLMALKNLCDLGIVDPYPPLCDIKGSYTAQFEHTILLRPTCKEVVSRGDDY from the exons ATGGCGGGCGCGGAGCAGGCGGGCGGCCCCGCGGAGGAGAAGCACCTGAACGGGGAGCTGCTGCCGCCGGAGACCGACGAGCGCGAGGGCGCGGCGGGGCCCGGCGCCGACGAGGGCGCGCGGAAGAAGCGCAAGAAGAAGCGGAAGGGCCGCGGAGCCGCCCCTG GGCAACAGGAAACTGAGAGAGACCTGGAGACAACAGTTGATGAGGTAACAAGGCAGTTGGATAAACAATCAttggaagaaaaggagaaagatgatgatgatgaag ATGGTGAAGGCGAAGGTGATGGTGCAacagggaagaagaagaagaaaaagaaaaagaagaaaggac CTAAAGTCCAGACAGATCCTCCATCGATTCCAATATGTGATTTGTTTCCCGGTGGGGTATTTCCAAAAGGTGAAGAATGCGAGTATCCAACAACACAAGATGG GcgaactgctgcttggagaatcACAAGCGAAGAAAAGAAAGCACTAGATCAAGCAAGTGAGGAGATCTGGAATGACTTCAGAGAAGCTGCTGAAGCACACAGACAAGTGAGGAAATACGTAATGAGCTGGATCAAGCCTGGAATGACAATGATAGATATCTG TGAAAAACTAGAAGACTGTTCACGGAAGTTGATAAAAGAGAATGGCTTAAATGCTGGGCTTGCATTTCCCACGGGTTGTTCTCTGAATAACTGTGCGGCCCACTACACTCCCAATGCTGGAGATCCAACTGTATTGCAGTATGACGATATTTGCAAGATAGATTTTGGAACACACATTAGTG GTCGTATCATTGACTGTGCTTTTACTGTCACATTCAATCCAAAATATGACAGGCTGTTACAAGCTGTAAAAGATGCAACTAATACTGGAATAAAG CGTGCTGGAATAGATGTTCGTCTTTGTGATGTTGGTGAGGCTATCCAAGAAGTTATGGAATCTTATGAAGTCGAAATTGATGGCAAAACGTATCAAG TGAAATCAATCCGCAATCTGAATGGGCACTCTATTGGGCCATACAGGATACATGCAGGAAAAACAGTCCCCATTGTGAAAGGAGGAGAAGCAACAAGAATGGAA GAAGGAGAAGTGTATGCAATAGAAACCTTTGGTAGCACAGGAAAAGGTGTGGTTCATGATGATATGGAATGTTCTCATTATATGAAGAACTTTGATGTTGGGCATGTGCCAATAAG GCTTCCAAGAGCAAAACACTTGCTGAACGTTATTAATGAAAACTTTGGCACTCTTGCCTTCTGCCGCAGATGGCTAGATCGTCTGGGAGAAAGTAAATACCTAATGGCTTTGAAGAACCTGTGTGATTTGGGCATAGTGGATCCATACCCTCCACTATGCGATATTAAAGGCTCATACACTGCACAGTTTGAGCATACCATATTGTTGCGCCCAACATGTAAAGAAGTTGTCAGCAGAGGAGATGACTATTAA